In the genome of Molothrus aeneus isolate 106 chromosome 5, BPBGC_Maene_1.0, whole genome shotgun sequence, one region contains:
- the TSPAN19 gene encoding LOW QUALITY PROTEIN: tetraspanin-19 (The sequence of the model RefSeq protein was modified relative to this genomic sequence to represent the inferred CDS: inserted 3 bases in 3 codons; substituted 2 bases at 2 genomic stop codons) gives MALPVLQALLLAFSLWLLFDRNDFFSVFFLISSLKNXPMTYLSCIKLVIGSIFTVTSAMGVLGXVVEINCLLVTYMSFQILVFVMQVAILVLIMMKKEQVQNQWNNRIDDFISEYRNKSLTEQESVWNILSAMQHDIKCCGRCNATQQKKNXNKNNTQFPCPCTNYNLKKWFCDVPRDSIYSVGCEEHLNTXFGNNVLTLINITISLLTTQIFLIALTGYLKKXRKTNIWPNES, from the exons GCTCTGCTTTTGGCTTTCAGTTTGTGGCTTTTATTTGACAGAAACGatttcttcagtgttttttttctca TTTCTTCCCTCAAGAACTAGCCCATGACATATCTTTCTTGTATAAAGCTTGTCATTGGGTCTATTTTTACTGTTACATCAGCCATGGGAGTCCTTG GTGTTGTGGAAATCAATTGTCTGCTGGTTACA TATATGAGTTTTCAAATCCTGGTATTTGTAATGCAGGTGGCAATATTGGTGCTAATaatgatgaaaaaag aacagGTTCAAAATCAATGGAACAACAGAATTgatgattttatttctgaatataGGAATAAGAGTCTGACTGAGCAGGAATCTGTGTGGAACATTCTGAGTGCTATGCAGCATGAT ATAAAATGCTGTGGAAGATGCAATGccacacagcagaaaaaga taaacaaaaataatactCAATTCCCATGTCCATGCACAAATTACAACCTAAAGAAATGGTTTTGTGATGTCCCAAGGGATTCAATATACAGTgt AGGATGTGAAGAACATTTAAACACGTAGTTTGGAAACAATGTTCTTACCTTAATCAACATTACTATCAGCCTCCTAACCACACAG atttttttgaTTGCACTCACAGGATATCTAAAAA CCAGGAAGACTAATATTTGGCCAAATGAATCATGA